Proteins encoded by one window of Xiphophorus couchianus chromosome 13, X_couchianus-1.0, whole genome shotgun sequence:
- the igldcp gene encoding galectin 17: MDILQKRLWSFMFLQGILIGNLVDSSALPSTANPVPVMTLVGSQVVLPCSWKDSQKEMAESGCHIQWMSPPYTVFEQLGEDKWQAAEYEGRVEVPLEKLNSGDCSLIIKDVQIGDTGKYESFIVVDGVRSQKSRVFIQSVKLSVTDHKSRKDLYPGDDLVLELYTPHSFAVVFQSRDSSEWVNLWKRGDENNERMEKHHQLEQLTIKNLQYSDEGIYKVLDGDDLSVSTMQLYITEKSPSSRIQEKQEQILTDAAATSSCSALLLSVLLSCYQILLLH, encoded by the exons atggaCATTCTTCAGAAGCGACTCTG GTCTTTCATGTTTCTACAAGGTATACTTATTGGAAATTTAGTTG ATTCTTCAGCTCTGCCCTCCACTGCTAACCCAGTGCCTGTCATGACCCTGGTGGGGAGCCAGGTGGTCCTTCCCTGCAGCTGGAAGGACTCCCAGAAAGAAATGGCAGAGTCCGGCTGCCACATCCAGTGGATGTCTCCGCCATACACCGTGTTCGAACAACTTGGAGAAGACAAGTGGCAGGCGGCGGAGTACGAGGGCCGGGTGGAAGTGCCTCTGGAGAAACTCAACTCCGGGGATTGTTCCCTGATCATCAAGGACGTTCAGATCGGAGACACGGGGAAATACGAGAGCTTCATAGTGGTGGATGGCGTGAGGTCCCAAAAGAGCAGAGTTTTCATTCAGAGTGTCAAATTGTCTGTGACAG ACCACAAATCCCGGAAGGATCTTTACCCAGGGGACGACCTGGTTTTGGAGCTGTACACCCCCCACTCATTTGCAGTGGTCTTCCAGAGCAG GGATAGTTCAGAATGGGTGAACTTGTGGAAGAGAGGGGATGAAAACAATGAACGCATGGAAAAACATCATCAGCTTGAACAATTAACGATAAAGAATCTTCAATACTCTGATGAAGGAATATACAAAGTTTTGGATGGGGACGACCTCTCTGTCAGCACCATGCAGCTGTACATAACGG AAAAATCCCCGTCATCGAGAATCCAAGAAAAGCAGGAACAAATTCTGACAG ATGCTGCAGCTACAAGCAGCTGTTCAGCTCTTCTCTTGTCTGTTCTGCTCTCGTGTTACcaaattcttcttcttcactga